The Leptospira paudalimensis region TCTGGAGATTTATACCAATACTTTCAAATTCCAGAACAAAACTTTTATGGATTTTTTTTGGCAGATGCATCGGGACATGGAGTTTCCGCAGCTCTAGTAACAGTTGTAATGGCAATGTCAATTCAATCCATTATGAAAGAAAATCCAGCGCCTATCCACGCTATTAACTCGTTAGGTGAAGTGATAGCAAATCGACTCCAAGCTTCCTTTTTTGCCACAGGTGTTTTTGTTGTTTTTGATGAACCAGGTGTTGTTAAGTTTGTAAACGCCGGACACAATGCACCCTTTATCATACGACCTTCCACAAAGGAAGTGAGGTTTATCGATAGTTCTGGTCCACCGCTTGGAATGGGAGATGACATTCAATATTCCCTTGAGTCCTTTCCAGTAGAACCAGGAGATAAAATCATACTTTATACAGATGGGGTTGTGGAAACACCAATCAAAGAGGGTGGTTTGTTCGGTTTAGATCGTTTTACTGAAGTAGTTTTAGAAAACATTCATTTATCCAATGCCGAGATCGTAGAGAAGGCGATGGCACTTCTTGATGAAAAACATGAAGAGTATAAGGATGATGTTACCATGTTAGTCCTTGATGTACCAGAATGAAAAAGTTTTTCTTTTTCTCGTTATTTGGTTTTTTATTCTTATTCTTTGCGATGGCATCAGAAGCCATTGTTAGTGTCAAACTACAAGAATTAAGATTTGGAATCTTAAGAGACCAATTGATGAATTATGAACTTTCATCACAAACTTTGCGTGAACGTTTAAAACAAATGTTTTTATCAAAAGATGATTATATGACGGAAGTCAAAGTGAATATCCTTGAGTCTGGGATCATGAACTCAGAAACAGAAGGATTGGATCTGAAGATGAGCTGGAAGGATAAATTTGGTTTGTATGTCATCAATTCCGTTCGATTTCTGAATTTAAAATCTCCATTAGAACTAGAAGAACAACAAAAAACCATCATTCGATTACAATTTGCTTTTTATATGGAGAGAACTAGGAAATACCCAATTGCTTCTAAAAAATACCAAGAACTAGAAGAATCCATTACTGCTACTTTATCAGATGAGATGGCTTTTACTTTGCTACACCATGGTTATTGTTTGGTGATGATGGGAGACCGTGATAAAGCGTTTGTAAAACTCAATAAAGCAATTGATTTGTTTCCAGGTTCTCATTACTCCGAAAACGCAGCGCTTCTCATCAGTTTCCTTGAAGACGGACAAAAGAAAAAAGAAGAACTTAAATCCAAAAAGAAATCGCCTGAAGAATTGGCTTATTCACTTTTCCAAAGTGGAGATTATGAAGAAACACTCAAAACATTAGAAAGTTTACCTACACTCACCAATGACCAATCATATATCAAAGCACGTTCCATGGAAGAACTAGGTAAAACTTCCAATGCAGTAAAAGAATACATCCAGTTGGTAAAACAAAAAGAAAATAAAGAAGTGGCAATTCGTGCAAATCGAAGGTTACTTCTCATTGGAAATTTTTACCAAGAGAACAAATCATTAGTTGCCTTTTCTAAAGAAGAAGCAACTAAGTTAGGTGATAGTAAGGCTGCTGAAAATATTGAAGAAGGGAAAAGTTTAGTCCTTAAACCAGTCATCATCGAAAAGATATTAAAAACAGAAAGTTCCTCCAATTTGTCAAAAGAGGAAACAAATGAACTGAACCAAATTAAAGATGAAATCAAACTTTCGTTAGAAGATTCCAAACAAGAAACTAAAAATTTAGCCTTAGTTGTATCAGAGGAAAAAATACCACTCGTTCCAGAAACGAGTCCCACAACGGAAAAAAATGCGGAAGAGCCGCCAAAGAATGTTTCTCAAAATAAGGAGGCAAATGTCCCTCTTAAATTAAAAGTGAAGTTAAGAGATGGAAGAGAAGTTGTCTGTGATGAAGTCCTCATTGAAGGAAATTTAGCAAGTCTGAAGTTAGAGAGTTTTGGATTGAATTTGCCCTATGATTTAATTGTGTCTGTCCAATCAAGCCAACCTAAAAAAGGGAAAATCAAAATAGGAACGAACAATGGAGTGGCTGGTGAGGCGTCAAAATGGATCCAGAACCATAATGGTGATTGGGTGTTGTCTAAGGATGCAGAAAATTCGGTAACTAGAGCCGATGTAAGGTCCTTTCGGCTCTAAAGACGGGAAAGGTGGATTACGGAAGTTCCGCCTCTCCACCTAAAATTGTAAAAAATTTGTCCAAACTGGATAATTTTAAAATCACCATCACATCTTGGCTCACATTGAGAAGGAAAAACTGCCCTTCTTCTGATTTGAGTTTCTTTTGTAAATTGGCAAGCAGAGCAATCCCAGAGGAATCTAATAATTTGATATTAATCATATCAATTGCTACCGATTCTGCTCCATCATCAATGATCTTATGGAGCTCTTTTTTGAGTGCGGGTGCAGAATAAATGTCGAGGGAACCCTCTAGAGTAACAACTGTATGATTTTTAACTTGTTTTGTTGTGAAATTCATTGAACTTCCTACTGGCACGTATACTATCTGTTTTTACACAAATTTTGTAAAGAATTTTTGTAGATTTGGTTCCCGACAGAGATCGACTTACCATTCTACTAGAAAAAACCCTAGTTTTGCAATTTTTTTAAGACCAAAGTGATCGCTTGGTTGAATCCATCATAACCACCTTTGTCATAGTCATTCAAATCTTTGTATTCCAAATCATTCATATCTAGCAGTAACTTTCGTAACTCGTGTTCTAAATACTCTTTTCGGATATAACTCGTCTCAAAAACCTTAGGATGCACACGTCCATTTGACGAGAAATCATTGAAATTTCGAATCATTTTTAGGTTGAGATTTTTAGAATTTTCCCTATGCTG contains the following coding sequences:
- a CDS encoding tetratricopeptide repeat protein, with amino-acid sequence MKKFFFFSLFGFLFLFFAMASEAIVSVKLQELRFGILRDQLMNYELSSQTLRERLKQMFLSKDDYMTEVKVNILESGIMNSETEGLDLKMSWKDKFGLYVINSVRFLNLKSPLELEEQQKTIIRLQFAFYMERTRKYPIASKKYQELEESITATLSDEMAFTLLHHGYCLVMMGDRDKAFVKLNKAIDLFPGSHYSENAALLISFLEDGQKKKEELKSKKKSPEELAYSLFQSGDYEETLKTLESLPTLTNDQSYIKARSMEELGKTSNAVKEYIQLVKQKENKEVAIRANRRLLLIGNFYQENKSLVAFSKEEATKLGDSKAAENIEEGKSLVLKPVIIEKILKTESSSNLSKEETNELNQIKDEIKLSLEDSKQETKNLALVVSEEKIPLVPETSPTTEKNAEEPPKNVSQNKEANVPLKLKVKLRDGREVVCDEVLIEGNLASLKLESFGLNLPYDLIVSVQSSQPKKGKIKIGTNNGVAGEASKWIQNHNGDWVLSKDAENSVTRADVRSFRL
- a CDS encoding STAS domain-containing protein, which translates into the protein MNFTTKQVKNHTVVTLEGSLDIYSAPALKKELHKIIDDGAESVAIDMINIKLLDSSGIALLANLQKKLKSEEGQFFLLNVSQDVMVILKLSSLDKFFTILGGEAELP